One window of the Pseudarthrobacter sp. ATCC 49987 genome contains the following:
- a CDS encoding ABC transporter permease, producing the protein MTRDSAALGSAPLGSAPPARPLGSPPAPLLRRIVLQGKYETITMLRNGEQLILAIVLPLLAMVGLTVTPLLDGFGASRINVAVPGILALCAMSTAFTGQGISTGFDRRYGVLRFLSTTPLGRTGLIAGKVLAVLAVLALQVLVVTAVALMLGWQPNPLGWVPGLAVLVLGAAAFTALGLLVAGTVRPEATLAITNLLWILLGALGGIVIPAERLPALLQSIVHYLPSGALGQSLREAFLSGSVNPVPVLVLLLWTAIAGGAATRWFKWN; encoded by the coding sequence ATGACCCGCGACAGTGCCGCACTGGGGAGCGCGCCGCTGGGCAGCGCCCCGCCGGCCCGCCCCCTCGGGAGCCCCCCGGCGCCGCTGCTGCGCCGCATTGTGCTGCAGGGCAAGTACGAGACCATCACCATGCTCCGGAACGGCGAACAGCTGATCCTGGCGATCGTGCTGCCGCTGCTGGCCATGGTGGGCCTCACGGTCACCCCCCTCCTGGACGGTTTCGGCGCGAGCCGGATCAATGTTGCTGTGCCGGGCATTCTCGCACTGTGTGCCATGTCCACGGCCTTCACCGGCCAGGGCATCTCCACCGGGTTTGACCGTCGCTATGGGGTCCTGCGATTCCTGTCCACCACTCCCCTGGGCCGCACCGGGCTGATCGCCGGAAAGGTCCTTGCCGTCCTCGCGGTCCTCGCCCTGCAGGTCCTGGTGGTCACGGCTGTCGCCCTGATGCTGGGCTGGCAGCCGAATCCGCTCGGCTGGGTCCCCGGACTGGCCGTTCTGGTGCTCGGCGCCGCGGCGTTTACCGCACTGGGCCTGCTCGTCGCGGGGACCGTGCGGCCGGAAGCGACCCTGGCCATCACCAACCTGCTCTGGATCCTGCTGGGTGCCCTCGGCGGGATCGTGATCCCGGCCGAACGGCTTCCCGCCCTGCTGCAGTCGATCGTGCACTACCTCCCCTCCGGCGCCCTGGGACAGTCGCTGAGGGAAGCGTTCCTGTCCGGCAGCGTCAACCCCGTCCCGGTACTTGTCCTGCTGCTCTGGACGGCCATCGCCGGCGGCGCAGCAACCCGTTGGTTCAAATGGAATTGA
- a CDS encoding COX15/CtaA family protein, producing the protein MSTASRPPRTASRNIAWLPVTVNKTVQRLAVLSLVGQTLLIVTGGAVRLTASGLGCPTWPRCTDSSLVNTPEMGIHGIIEFGNRLLTFALAAVAVAMLVYLWNLRKERRDLFLLALGLLASIPAQAVIGGITVLTQLNPWVVGLHFLVSMALVVVATLLVNRAYGRTGRFRTAELAALPGIARPLMTAVALFSAVAVCLGVVVTGAGPHAGDADAPRNDLDWDLFSHIHAVPAYLVTAGALFALYLVLRDRIPGPFRAAVFMLLGVTVLQAVIGFTQYYNGIPALLVAAHMLGSALLMSAATNAADLARSSPVK; encoded by the coding sequence GTGAGCACGGCTTCCCGCCCTCCCCGGACCGCTTCCCGGAACATCGCCTGGCTGCCCGTCACCGTCAACAAGACGGTCCAGCGGCTGGCGGTGCTCTCCCTGGTCGGCCAGACCCTCCTGATCGTGACCGGCGGCGCCGTCCGCCTCACCGCCTCGGGCCTGGGCTGCCCGACGTGGCCGCGCTGCACGGATTCATCGCTCGTGAACACCCCGGAAATGGGGATCCACGGCATTATCGAATTCGGCAACCGGCTCCTCACCTTCGCGCTGGCGGCGGTCGCCGTCGCGATGCTGGTGTATCTGTGGAATCTCCGCAAGGAACGCCGCGACCTCTTCCTGCTGGCCCTGGGCCTGCTCGCCAGCATCCCGGCGCAGGCCGTCATCGGCGGCATCACCGTGCTGACCCAGCTGAACCCCTGGGTTGTGGGGCTGCACTTCCTGGTTTCGATGGCCCTCGTGGTCGTGGCCACGCTGCTGGTCAACCGCGCTTACGGGCGGACAGGGAGGTTCCGGACGGCTGAACTGGCGGCCCTGCCGGGCATCGCACGTCCGCTCATGACCGCCGTCGCGCTGTTTTCCGCCGTGGCAGTCTGCCTCGGTGTGGTGGTGACGGGCGCGGGCCCGCACGCGGGCGACGCCGACGCCCCGCGCAACGACCTGGACTGGGACCTGTTCTCGCACATCCATGCCGTTCCGGCCTACCTGGTGACCGCCGGGGCGCTGTTCGCGCTGTACCTTGTCCTCCGTGACCGGATTCCCGGCCCGTTCCGCGCCGCCGTCTTTATGCTCCTGGGCGTCACCGTGCTGCAGGCCGTCATCGGTTTCACGCAGTATTACAACGGTATCCCGGCGCTCCTGGTCGCCGCGCACATGCTCGGCTCAGCCCTGCTGATGAGCGCGGCCACCAATGCCGCAGACCTCGCCCGCAGCAGCCCGGTCAAGTAG